Within the Arachis duranensis cultivar V14167 chromosome 10, aradu.V14167.gnm2.J7QH, whole genome shotgun sequence genome, the region TTTTATTTGAGTGAATTTATAATGGCTTCCTTTTCACAGAAGGCTTACTACTTTAATTAAATCTCACATAATGTTATCTATGAATTTCGTAAGTTGAATAGAAATGAATAACCGAAATTTCGTTGAGCTCTTTTCAGTGACAATAAAAAACAATTGCATCTTTTTATTATCACTTAAACAGTGAGTATTGTTCTGAGAAATAactgattttgatttttaaaaaactcATCAAACCTCAAGTCCCCTCTGAATGGAGACAAATCAAAGACAAGAAAGATGAGTGTAAATTATTAAACAAGAAAGGAGACAAGTTTAACTTATTGCCTAGGCAAATCTTAGAAAAAATCTGATAGAAAACAGGCCTCATGatgcaataaattaaaaaataaaatattattataatattataaacaaaattaaataactgcTCTACAGGCCTCATGatgcaataaattaaaaaataaaatattattataatattataaacaaaattaaataactgcTCCACTTACAAATATTTCTCACTATTGTCGATCCTTTTTTGTACGTATTGCTATCTTTTGGTTTTgacatttatttattaagaaatgGACACCTGCAAATCATCATTAACCCATGAAAGAGTTAAATAACTGCTACAATCgtgagaaaattaaataaaagtttcTGGTCTCATAACTTTTTCtcaatgataaataaataagtaaagaTGCAGTAAATCACTtaccaacaaaaagaaaatataggaCTAACTCAGTGGGGCTCTACATCATGAAAATGGAAGCCTGAAACGTGCTCATTATATTGCACATATATCTATTTAGGAAAaggaattataaattataattcacaAACTTCACCAACCCCAAACCGGGTTCGCCATCCGGTTCAACCAAACATCATTTTCCTCTCACCAACCGCATTTTCTCAAACTTCATTTGCCTTTCCTCTTCTTTATATATACCATCCCTCGTTCATCCTTTTCCACAGGACTCACAACACAATCATAGAGGGAGCAcagaagaagatcaagaagaaagaaagaaaaaaaaaacaaaagaattacaTAGAAACAATGGCCAGCAACGGAGAGCAGAACCAAACTTCTGAAGCTGGAAGGCACCAAGAAGTTGGTCACAAGAGCCTTCTCCAGAGTGATGCTCTATACCAGGTAACCAAAATACTCGCCTTTCGGCACTCAATTCTTTTACACttgtataaattaaatacatattatattcttttgggttctttgatttcaaaataaatagtgtGTTATTATGATGAATGTACAGTACATTCTGGAAACCAGCGTGTACCCAAGAGAACATGAAGCCATgaaagaattgagagaattgacagCAAAGCACCCATGGTATGTATTATgatccatttttattttgttctgcATAATTAGTATCTTTTGTTTCTGGGCAGGCAAATGAAATGATTACTGATTAGTTGATTGATCAAACTTCAAACAAAAACAGGAACCTCATGACAACCTCTGCAGATGAAGGACAGTTTTTGAACATGCTCCTTAAGCTCATCAATGCCAAGAACACCATGGAAATCGGTGTCTACACCGGTTACTCGCTTCTTGCCActgcccttgctcttcctgaAGATGGAAAGGTACCAAGaccaagaattttttttttgttttctatgcaggataagaattttttggatttggatttgatatttgttaattaaagaTACATACAATCAATTTAATTAAGCGTTAATTACATGAGAAAAATTAGTAAAGCTTTAAATTCCGTTCTCTTTCATAATCAATGTTTTAAGGAAACTTTTTGACAGAATCCAAATTGCTTTCACCTGTTCAAAATTTGTCATAACTCGTAGTAATGGGAGATCATACTTTATACGCCTATAGTCAAATTGGGTATTTGGTACGGGTTTGGTTAACAAACCTTTAAAGAAGTAGAAAGGaaacaatttattaaaaaaaaaacagtttattaaaaaaaataacttttttaatcataaaaaattattattagaagtATCGTTAACAAGTGTCTAAGCCACttgttagttaattatttagtatttaataatagtaaaatttttggtatGTTTTTGAGATTGGATCAAAGTCATCAAATATGCTCaattttttgtctattttaatgaatttaattttaatatacgggataatataaattttttcccaaacttatcatatttatttttggttatttagaaataaaaaaatatttattaacatGTCAATATATCATTGGATATAAATGTTTGCCAGTAGATcaaagttaaatttttattttacaatgaattaaatatattaaaaatttgaacaaATACTTTTAAGGTAATTTTTATGAAatacaatttttaattatattaattgtaACAGATCTTGGCCATGGATATTAACAAGGAGAACTACGAATTGGGTCTGCCAGTAATTAAAAAAGCCGGCGTTGACCACAAAATTACCTTCAAAGAAGGACCAGCTCTCCCTGTTCTCGACGAATTGGTTAAAGATGTAAGTTTCTCTAGtcccaaaagggaaaaaaaaaaaggatgcaAGTTTTtcctttggttgattaattgctTAGGAAAATGTTTTCTTGACTCAACTCTATTATATGACCCAAATTTAGCCCCTTTCAGTGTGGAAATTATAACACACAAATAAAACCacttaaaataaatactatTAACAATTACGATGAAAGACAAATTTTTAGTTCTAGCACATTTCTAATTAAAGGTGTGAATGTGTATGTAACGTGAAAATGTAGGAGAAGAACCATGGAAGCTACGACTTCATTTTCGTGGACGCAGACAAGGACAACTACCTGAACTACCATAAGAGGCTCATCGATTTGGTGAAGGTAGGTGGTGTGATCGGCTACGATAACACCCTATGGAATGGGTCCGTGGTCGCACCTGCCGATGCACCCATGAGGAAGTACGTTAGGTACTACAGAGATTTTGTGTTGGAGCTTAACAAGGCCTTGGCTGTGGACCCCAGAATTGAGATCTGCATGCTCCCGGTTGGTGATGGAATCACTCTCTGCCGTCGGATCAGCTGATTCACCTACTCCAACAACCATTGACCACCGTTCATTTCTTCAACACATGAATTCCTTGTCTTGGGAGCGAAGAAATCCTAAACCGTTTTATAAACAATCAACCAAGCGATCCCattcccttctttttttttctaaagatattttctatttgtaattgtaattttcttcttattattgTTGATCTGAAAACGGTGGATGAGTAAAGAGTTTTATATACTTGTGccttttctttcatttcatttgCTTCAATTTCATGGTATATCTTAATTTGGAGGTAATTAATCTTCCAATTATGATATAAATTGAGATCTTGTAATGCACTTTCAAAAAAAAGATGTCTTGTTCTGAGATCAAATTAACTTGCCGAATTATCACATATAAGCTTGTGCAGATTGTTGAGAAGAGTTTGG harbors:
- the LOC107469696 gene encoding caffeoyl-CoA O-methyltransferase is translated as MASNGEQNQTSEAGRHQEVGHKSLLQSDALYQYILETSVYPREHEAMKELRELTAKHPWNLMTTSADEGQFLNMLLKLINAKNTMEIGVYTGYSLLATALALPEDGKILAMDINKENYELGLPVIKKAGVDHKITFKEGPALPVLDELVKDEKNHGSYDFIFVDADKDNYLNYHKRLIDLVKVGGVIGYDNTLWNGSVVAPADAPMRKYVRYYRDFVLELNKALAVDPRIEICMLPVGDGITLCRRIS